A genomic window from Salvia hispanica cultivar TCC Black 2014 chromosome 5, UniMelb_Shisp_WGS_1.0, whole genome shotgun sequence includes:
- the LOC125190244 gene encoding uncharacterized protein LOC125190244, with protein MTQPENSTKTLKFLYSYGGKIVPRPTDGKLRYTGGSTRVLAVDRSISYAELLVKFVESCGSSMILKCKLPTEDLDVLVSIKSDEELRIVIEEYERVSPESKIRAVLFPLKSVKKISQPPSPVSCFDFPSVSKPYAAVAAHFQRNPPPRYQKPTAAYRYASPVIGYPVPTAAVAVNNYCHDVRSLRHFHNAARSIYTQ; from the exons ATGACTCAGCCAGAAAACTCTACCAAAACACTCAAATTCCTCTACAGCTACGGCGGCAAAATCGTCCCCCGCCCTACCGACGGCAAACTCCGCTACACCGGCGGATCCACTCGCGTCCTCGCCGTCGATCGCTCCATTTCATACGCAG AACTGTTGGTGAAATTCGTTGAATCGTGTGGATCTTCAATGATTTTGAAGTGCAAGCTACCGACGGAGGATCTAGACGTGTTAGTTTCGATCAAATCCGACGAAGAATTACGTATTGTGATCGAAGAGTACGAGAGAGTTTCGCCGGAATCGAAGATCCGAGCCGTTCTGTTTCCGTTGAAATCAGTGAAGAAAATCTCTCAACCGCCGTCTCCGGTATCCTGTTTCGATTTCCCCTCTGTTTCGAAGCCCTATGCGGCGGTTGCCGCGCACTTCCAAAGAAATCCGCCGCCGCGGTATCAGAAACCGACGGCGGCGTACCGGTATGCGTCTCCAGTCATCGGATATCCCGTCCCCACCGCCGCCGTCGCCGTGAATAACTACTGCCACGATGTGAGGAGTTTGAGGCATTTTCACAATGCGGCGAGAAGTATTTACACTCAATAG
- the LOC125190245 gene encoding uncharacterized protein LOC125190245 — protein sequence MLQYPAFMTQFPSSTRVIPTSYLLPAQWPQPHNDELLLAMEESEYEDKCNEIRKTNSNLTIIGKTTVDHDKEDFDNDADDDDADNAEESEGDEFEQETG from the exons atgCTGCAATACCCTGCGTTCATGACTCAGTTCCCATCGTCGACGAGGGTTATTCCGACGTCGTATCTTTTGCCGGCGCAGTGGCCCCAGCCCCACAACGACGAGCTCCTTCTCGCTATGGAAGAATCAGAATACGAAGATAAG TGCAATGAAATCAGAAAGACAAATAGCAACTTAACCATAATTGGGAAAACAACAGTTGATCACGATAAAGAAGATTTTGACAATGAtgctgatgatgatgatgctgACAATGCAGAAGAGTCTGAAGGTGATGAATTTGAGCAGGAGACTGGTTGA